From a single Miscanthus floridulus cultivar M001 chromosome 8, ASM1932011v1, whole genome shotgun sequence genomic region:
- the LOC136473792 gene encoding protein SELF-PRUNING-like, producing the protein MSRVLEPLIMGKVIGEVLDHFTPTVKMVVTYNSNKQVFNGHEFFPSAVAAKPRVEVQGGDLRSFFTLVMTDPDVPGPSDPYMREHLHWIVTDIPGTTDASFGREVVSYETPKPNIGIHRFIFVLFRQKRRQAVNPPSSKDCFSTRQFAEENDLGLPVAAVYFNAQRETAARRR; encoded by the exons ATGTCAAGGGTGTTGGAGCCTCTCATTATGGGGAAAGTGATTGGTGAGGTGCTGGACCATTTCACCCCCACGGTGAAGATGGTGGTCACCTACAACTCCAACAAGCAGGTCTTCAACGGACACGAGTTCTTCCCTTCGGCAGTCGCCGCCAAGCCGCGTGTTGAGGTCCAAGGGGGCGACCTCAGGTCCTTCTTCACATTGGTGATGACTGACCCTGATGTTCCAGGACCTAGTGATCCATACATGAGGGAGCACCTTCACTG GATTGTTACTGATATTCCTGGGACTACTGATGCTTCTTTTG GGAGAGAGGTGGTGAGCTACGAGACCCCAAAGCCAAACATTGGCATCCACAGGTTCATCTTTGTGCTGTTCCGGCAGAAGCGCCGGCAAGCTGTGAACCCGCCGTCGTCCAAGGACTGCTTCAGCACCCGCCAGTTCGCTGAGGAGAACGACCTCGGCCTCCCCGTCGCCGCCGTCTACTTCAACGCGCAGCGCGAGACCGCCGCCCGCCGGCGCTAA